One segment of Akkermansiaceae bacterium DNA contains the following:
- a CDS encoding BrnT family toxin, which yields MELDLTDSPIDLKAITPRELEELFEDPFAIRFLPDADRDDGESRFYALGRTVQDRHLFISFWTDGKSARVFAAREMTEGELRFYQRSYGEIK from the coding sequence CCGACTCACCTATCGACCTCAAAGCCATCACTCCACGTGAGCTGGAAGAACTATTTGAAGACCCCTTCGCCATCCGCTTTTTGCCCGATGCCGATCGCGACGATGGCGAATCCCGCTTCTACGCGCTGGGCCGCACCGTGCAGGACCGTCACCTTTTCATCTCATTCTGGACCGACGGAAAATCAGCCCGTGTCTTTGCCGCACGTGAAATGACCGAGGGCGAGCTCCGGTTCTATCAACGCAGCTACGGAGAAATCAAATAA